One Triticum dicoccoides isolate Atlit2015 ecotype Zavitan chromosome 5B, WEW_v2.0, whole genome shotgun sequence genomic window carries:
- the LOC119308682 gene encoding protein ROS1A-like isoform X2, which yields MQGFGQWLPQSQSAADLYFSSIMSSQLDTSIEMQTRNTAVAVLEDESAHSFGITSAAGPIEVTRNDAGTIIDHENVAEPTGGIDLNKTPPPKAKRKKHRPKVLKPSKPPKPATPKPSKAKEEKPSGKRKYVRKNMPAGQPPSEQTAESHRKATLKPAKRSLNFEGEVPQENTHPGSQAQVVSCDPKDYQPSMPSTGQRNVQSQLTCHLDFTTSSMYSSANQMADTQLLPADNMKTSIYSSANQMANAQFLPAHNMPKGVLFDLNSSTNQIQNEYANFLDGPAQFFQSGITETLQTNPLLELCAGMPDKSLPDLNSSITLMQGMPTNFTEYLLSSSQASVRETHMGKQMPNCQRMPENPVTPAQCFEGVATRENFNLNSCLREGGVTNQICHGYRSTQSPIPPPKQIEGHSAMENLNGLGTISDYLKFTTSPSPYRQTGGALGLHGSHSSSHVHALDTREHNASNGAHIPLCMNLDQQRNGWASVDACHAAPSQGSYFPETYKRMRTDNYSKCLNGAVGNTSTPTMYLSNNRNTNVVSAINSNVFTLADAQRLIAREKSRASRGMISFGGSGCNMVKRPEMIEEHYRPAIRGTACSDSVEAPDKHFRHITDKITQVPSNNPNTLQNQNCSPRIGSHQPQFWEGNTIEVSDLPVEQHNQSTAPQDDTRNNFCIGPSDELGRSINGEISRFPVTPTGQSTGTDVLRNENHQVEVCGETTVAKPSEKRKPGRPRKEIKPGENPKPRGRPRKQKVVGAELASKGSHTDPWPIEDISVISGPHAGVSPGSEGINTERSGESSPGAIAPPVDPLDLIIQKIKVLDINKSDDTGSAEPHGALVPYKGEFGAIIPYEGKGKRKYARAKVNLDPVTALMWKLLMEPDMVDGSEGMDKDKEKWLEEERRIFRGRIDSFIARMHLVQGDRRFSPWKGSVVDSVVGVFLTQNVSDHLSSSAFMALAAKFPAKPEVSKISADRMFHTASENVGCSGLFGDSVKLPGGILVEEGSNTTGSLVTTEEKEGSNSSGLFGNSPGDGVDCTAGVYYNSYGTLPVRLHEGKPPAVGTESVVEVEDGALEDVVSSQNSAISSQSSPDYLFHMTDHMFPSTLLNFTAEDFVGRNMANGTSNSTTYTELLKMQELKSKPNEKEYDGVPIQCTNRGSIPSEVHNLNSKTQPLQASGSYHQNGRAHLPDITFSNDLEHSVYTGLNRTYDSRVTPAEIRYDCSLSSPGIDSENRSQTTDSLTALLYGIDGSLSQDKIPFPSMATQGADSISTLMDKYFHPSSSETASFAREQLSCENNLQRNDVVAAFVKQHETLNLQEECTARAKQIGGENYQSECSQQYGNVGLSSNMDGSHCSSNLYQNQKANSELLERIASDSIEKPKDTNKALPEVPADRSKAKKARAGKKRTYDWDILRKEVLASRGNEGRGENAKDALDWETIRQIDVKEISNTIRERGMNNMLSERIQDFLNRVVRDHGSIDLEWLRYVDPDKAKEYLLSIRGLGLKSVECVRLLTLHHMAFPVDTNVGRICVRLGWVPLQPLPESLQLHLLELYPMLENIQKYLWPRLCKLDQRTLYELHYQMITFGKVFCTKSKPNCNACPMRAECKHFASAFASARLALPGPEEKSLVTSGNPIASGSCQQPYISSMRLNQLDWNANAHDHILDNRQPIIEEPASPEPEPETAEMRESAIEDIFLDDPEEIPTIKLNFEEFAQNLKNYMQVNNIEMEDADMSSALVAITPEAASIPTPRLKNVSRLRTEHQVYELPDSHPLLEGYDQREPDDPCPYLLSIWTPGETAQSIDAPKTACNSNESGKLCDSSACFSCNSMREAQAQTVRGTILVPCRTAMRGSFPLNGTYFQVNEVFADHDSSRNPVDVPRRWIWDLPRRTVYFGTSVPSIFKGLTTEDIQQCFWRGFVCVRGFDRTSRAPRPLYARLHFPASKVTRNKKGAASAGTDDA from the exons ATGCAGGGCTTTGGACAATGGCTTCCTCAATCGCAGAGTGCAGCCGATCTTTATTTCTCAAGTATTATGTCATCTCAGTTGGACACTTCCATAGAGATGCAGACTAGAAATACTGCAGTTGCAGTGTTGGAGGATGAGTCTGCTCATTCGTTTGGCATTACAAGTGCTGCTGGGCCAATTGAAGTCACTAGAAATGATGCTGGGACAATTATAGACCATGAAAATGTTGCTGAACCGACTGGAGGTATTGACTTGAACAAGACCCCACCACCAAAGGCTAAGAGGAAAAAGCACAGGCCAAAGGTCCTGAAACCATCAAAGCCTCCTAAGCCTGCAACTCCAAAGCCTTCCAAGGCAAAGGAGGAAAAACCATCTGGTAAAAGAAAGTATGTCCGTAAGAATATGCCAGCAGGCCAACCTCCCTCAGAACAGACTGCTGAGTCACATCGCAAAGCTACCCTGAAACCCGCTAAGCGGTCTTTGAACTTTGAGGGGGAAGTTCCACAAGAGAACACACATCCTGGATCCCAAGCTCAAGTGGTATCTTGTGATCCCAAGGACTATCAACCATCCATGCCTTCTACCGGTCAAAGAAATGTCCAAAGCCAGTTGACATGCCATTTGGATTTTACCACCAGTTCAATGTACAGTTCAGCCAATCAGATGGCTGATACACAGCTATTGCCTGCAGATAATATGAAAACATCAATTTACAGTTCAGCCAATCAGATGGCTAATGCACAGTTTTTGCCTGCACATAATATGCCAAAAGGAGTATTATTTGACCTCAATAGTTCGACGAATCAGATACAGAATGAGTATGCTAATTTTTTGGATGGGCCTGCGCAATTTTTTCAGTCTGGAATAACAGAAACATTACAAACAAATCCTTTGCTAGAGCTCTGTGCTGGCATGCCAGATAAAAGTTTACCTGATCTCAACAGTTCAATCACTCTAATGCAGGGCATGCCAACTAATTTTACTGAATACTTGCTTTCATCGTCACAAGCTTCTGTAAGAGAAACACATATGGGCAAACAGATGCCTAATTGTCAAAGAATGCCAGAAAATCCAGTTACACCTGCTCAGTGTTTTGAAGGGGTTGCAACGAGGGAAAACTTCAATCTTAATTCTTGTTTAAGAGAAGGAGGGGTAACCAACCAAATATGTCATGGCTACAGATCGACACAAAGCCCAATCCCACCTCCCAAGCAAATTGAAGGGCATTCTGCAATGGAAAATTTGAATGGGCTTGGAACAATAAGTGACTACTTAAAGTTTACCACCAGTCCTAGTCCTTACAGGCAAACAGGTGGTGCACTTGGACTTCATGGTTCACACAGCTCGTCACATGTGCATGCACTGGACACCAGAGAACACAATGCTTCCAATGGTGCCCATATTCCACTATGTATGAATCTTGACCAGCAGAGGAATGGATGGGCATCTGTAGATGCGTGCCATGCTGCACCCTCTCAGGGGTCATATTTTCCTGAAACCTACAAAAGAATGAGAACAGATAATTATAGTAAATGCCTGAATGGAGCTGTGGGCAACACATCCACCCCAACTATGTATTTGTCAAACAATCGGAATACAAATGTGGTTTCAGCTATCAACTCTAATGTGTTTACCCTAGCTGATGCTCAAAGACTGATAGCCCGTGAGAAATCACGAGCTTCCCGAGGAATGATTAGTTTTGGAGGATCAGGATGCAATATGGTTAAAAGACCGGAAATGATCGAAGAACATTATAGACCTGCTATccgtggcactgcatgcagtgattcTGTTGAAGCACCTGATAAACATTTCAGACACATAACAGATAAAATTACACAGGTGCCTAGTAATAATCCAAACAccttgcaaaatcaaaactgtagtCCGAGAATTGGAAGTCATCAACCACAGTTTTGGGAAGGCAACACGATTGAAGTGTCAGATTTGCCTGTTGAACAGCATAATCAGAGCACTGCCCCTCAGGATGATACTCGAAATAATTTCTGCATTGGTCCTTCCGACGAGCTTGGCAGAAGCATCAATGGTGAAATTTCTAGGTTCCCTGTCACTCCAACAGGCCAATCAACAG GTACTGATGTTCTGAGAAATGAGAATCATCAAGTGGAGGTTTGTGGAGAAACTACTGTAGCTAAACCTAGTGAGAAGCGAAAACCAGGACGACCCAGAAAAGAGATAAAACCTGGTGAGAATCCAAAGCCTAGAGGTCGTCCAAGGAAGCAAAAGGTGGTTGGTGCAGAACTTGCATCCAAAGGTAGCCATACTGATCCATGGCCAATTGAGGATATTTCTGTTATCTCTGGACCTCATGCGGGAGTGTCTCCTGGTTCCGAAGGGATTAATACGGAACGAAGTGGAGAAAGTTCTCCTGGAGCTATAGCACCTCCAGTGGATCCTTTGGATCTCATAATTCAAAAGATAAAAGTCTTAGACATAAACAAATCAGATGACACCGGGTCAGCTGAGCCGCATGGTGCTCTTGTCCCTTACAAAGGAGAATTTGGTGCAATTATTCCATATGAGGGGAAAGGGAAAAGAAAATATGCCCGGGCCAAAGTGAACCTTGATCCAGTGACTGCTCTAATGTGGAAGTTATTGATGGAGCCAGATATGGTTGATGGTTCCGAAGGGATGGATAAGGACAAAGAGAaatggcttgaagaagaaaggagaatATTCCGAGGACGTATTGATTCGTTCATTGCTCGCATGCATCTAGTTCAAG GAGATCGCCGTTTCTCTCCCTGGAAAGGATCAGTTGTGGATTCAGTAGTGGGTGTTTTTCTCACCCAGAATGTTTCAGACCATCTTTCCAG CTCTGCGTTTATGGCTCTTGCTGCAAAATTTCCTGCAAAGCCAGAAGTCTCTAAAATATCTGCAGATAGGATGTTTCACACAGCATCAGAGAACGTTGGTTGTTCTGGATTGTTTGGTGATTCTGTCAAATTGCCGGGCGGTATTCTTGTTGAAGAGGGAAGTAACACAACAGGCTCCTTAGTTACAACAGAAGAAAAGGAAGGAAGCAACAGTTCTGGGTTGTTTGGAAATTCTCCTGGAGATGGAGTAGACTGTACAGCAGGGGTTTATTATAATTCTTATGGGACACTGCCGGTTAGGCTGCATGAGGGCAAGCCACCGGCTGTGGGGACTGAAAGCGTTGTTGAAGTCGAAGATGGGGCACTGGAGGACGTTGTTTCATCACAGAACTCTGCTATTTCATCTCAAAGTTCCCCTGATTATCTGTTTCACATGACTGATCATATGTTCCCAAGCACATTGCTAAATTTTACAGCAGAAGACTTTGTTGGCAGAAATATGGCCAATGGTACAAGCAATTCAACCACATACACAGAACTTCTAAAGATGCAAGAGCTAAAGAGCAAGCCTAATGAAAAGGAATATGATGGAGTTCCAATACAATGTACAAACAGGGGTTCAATCCCCAGTGAAGTACATAACCTTAACAGCAAGACTCAACCTCTTCAAGCTTCTGGCTCTTATCACCAGAATGGCCGAGCTCATCTCCCAGATATAACATTTTCCAATGACTTAGAGCACTCAGTATACACTGGCCTTAATAGAACATATGATTCCAGGGTCACACCAGCTGAGATCAGATATGATTGTTCTTTATCTTCTCCTGGAATTGACAGTGAAAATAGATCTCAAACAACTGATTCTTTAACTGCTCTTCTATACGGTATAGATGGATCCTTAAGTCAGGACAAAATCCCTTTCCCTTCCATGGCGACGCAAGGAGCTGACTCGATTTCAACATTAATGGATAAATATTTTCATCCATCAAGTTCAGAGACGGCGTCATTTGCTAGGGAGCAATTGTCCTGTGAAAATAATCTTCAAAGAAATGACGTTGTAGCTGCATTTGTGAAACAGCATGAAACTTTGAATCTGCAAGAGGAATGTACTGCCAGAGCAAAGCAAATTGGAGGTGAAAATTATCAGTCAGAATGTAGCCAACAGTATGGCAATGTTGGACTTTCATCAAACATGGATGGGAGTCATTGTTCCTCAAACTTGTATCAAAATCAAAAAGCAAATTCTGAACTCCTAGAGAGGATTGCTTCAGACTCAATAGAGAAACCCAAAGATACTAATAAGGCTTTACCTGAAGTTCCTGCTGACAGATCAAAAGCAAAGAAGGCAAGGGCTGGTAAAAAGAGAACATATGATTGGGATATTTTAAGAAAAGAAGTTCTTGCTAGTCGAGGAAACGAAGGAAGAGGTGAGAATGCAAAGGATGCACTTGATTGGGAAACAATAAGGCAAATAGATGTGAAGGAAATATCTAACACAATTAGAGAGCGAGGAATGAACAACATGCTCTCAGAGCGGATACAA GATTTTCTAAACCGGGTGGTGAGAGACCATGGGAGCATTGACCTTGAATGGTTGCGATATGTCGATCCAGACAAAGCAAA GGAGTACCTCTTAAGCATTAGAGGTCTTGGACTGAAAAGTGTAGAGTGTGTGCGTCTTTTGACACTCCATCATATGGCTTTCCCT GTGGACACAAATGTTGGTAGGATTTGTGTGAGGCTGGGATGGGTGCCACTTCAACCCCTACCTGAGTCTCTTCAGTTGCATCTGTTGGAGCT GTATCCAATGCTGGAGAACATACAGAAATACCTCTGGCCTCGATTATGCAAGCTTGATCAACGGACATT GTACGAGCTTCACTATCAAATGATAACGTTTGGAAAG GTATTTTGTACAAAAAGTAAGCCAAATTGCAATGCATGCCCAATGAGAGCTGAATGCAAGCACTTTGCAAGTGCATTTGCAAG TGCTAGACTTGCTCTTCCTGGACCTGAAGAGAAGAGTTTGGTTACGTCAGGAAACCCAATTGCTTCAGGGAGCTGCCAGCAGCCATACATAAGTTCTATGCGTTTAAATCAACTTGACTGGAATGCAAATGCCCATGACCATATTCTGGACAATCGCCAGCCAATCATTGAGGAGCCAGCAAGTCCGGAACCAGAACCAGAGACTGCAGAGATGAGAGAGAGTGCCATAGAGGATATTTTTCTTGATGATCCTGAAGAAATTCCTACAATCAAGCTTAATTTCGAGGAGTTTGCACAGAATCTCAAGAATTATATGCAAGTCAATAACATTGAAATGGAAGATGCTGATATGTCAAGTGCCTTGGTTGCCATAACTCCGGAAGCTGCATCTATCCCGACTCCTAGGCTCAAGAATGTTAGTCGCCTAAGAACAGAGCATCAAGT CTATGAACTGCCGGACTCACATCCACTTCTTGAAGGA TACGACCAAAGAGAGCCTGATGATCCTTGCCCGTATCTACTCTCTATATGGACCCCAG GTGAAACAGCTCAGTCAATTGATGCACCCAAGACAGCATGCAACTCCAATGAGAGCGGTAAACTATGTGACAGCAGTGCATGCTTCAGTTGCAACAGTATGCGAGAGGCGCAGGCTCAAACAGTCAGAGGAACAATTTTG GTACCGTGTCGAACAGCTATGAGAGGAAGCTTTCCACTTAATGGGACATATTTCCAAGTAAATGAG GTATTTGCTGATCACGACTCAAGCCGAAACCCAGTTGATGTTCCGAGGAGATGGATATGGGACCTCCCTAGGAGAACAGTTTACTTCGGAACTTCAGTTCCTTCAATCTTTAAAG GTTTAACAACTGAAGACATACAGCAGTGCTTCTGGAGAG GATTTGTTTGTGTGAGGGGCTTTGATAGGACATCAAGAGCACCAAGACCACTGTACGCAAGGCTTCACTTTCCAGCAAGCAAAGTTACCAGGAATAAAAAGGGTGCAGCTTCTGCAGGCACAGATGATGCATAG